A stretch of Fusarium fujikuroi IMI 58289 draft genome, chromosome FFUJ_chr10 DNA encodes these proteins:
- a CDS encoding related to sexual differentiation process protein isp4: protein MASQSSVAQGTSADPSQSNTDMASNSEKAITDNGIQATDKREDVVSTGSLKIESVNGRAQILGATPEEILEAEEHARTMDLDEARRRAETLIYLHEHDPNFSSESIMRIQEFLSNEDIFANPHKHEDLITDIKTEISLVTINSPYAEVRAVVSNKDDPSTPAGTIRAWTIGLFFVIVQSFVNQLFSVRQPTIRLQAPVIQLLSFPLGKAWENWFPKGEFTVFGQKLQLNPGKFNQKEHMLISIMANVSTSLPHSRYIIFTSWLKKYFDLPFAADFGFQICLSLAMNLLGFGLAGLARRFLVYPSFCIWPRSLATIALNQSLHNESGNASVLGPFKKMYTMSRYRFFMLSFAAMFIWFWFPDLIASALSLFNWLAWISPNNFTLTAITGVSKGLGFNPLPTFDWNVATYYIDPLLVPFHVTVNMFLGALLGGITIIGMYWNNTYNTGYLPINTNTMFDHTGAKYNVSSILDDRGLLDAEKYQAYSQVYIAASYVTYYIYFFAVYSAIISYAALYHWNDIKLGFVSLWQSFKKNSKINEFKDIHTKLMEQYTEVPEWWYLILNLVGVAFGIASVAGWPTNTSVGTVFFGLALAILFTIPTGIIFATTGIEVEFNVLAEFIGGAWQPGNALAMNFFKGFGYVTVAHALDFANDLKLGHYLKIPQRQTFWCQTVATVVSAFVCTAVMNFQILNIPDICQPTQKDRFTCPGVESYFTAAVLFGSLAPQRVFGEGGLYTALLAAFPVGLAFPVIYYYATRKLPKTHWLAKLHPVVIFSGGHIWSPYNLAYVWPAVIPGWISWVIVRKRYLQFWGKYNYVLSAAWQTGIALAAVVIFFAVSYHGASINWIGNSADSGCEAETCTRLKVPNGTFFGPQPGTFA from the exons ATGGCTTCCCAATCTTCTGTTGCTCAAGGCACATCTGCCGATCCATCACAATCCAACACAGACATGGCTTCCAATTCGGAGAAGGCCATCACAGATAATGGCATCCAAGCGACGGACAAGCGAGAGGATGTTGTCTCTACGGGATCTCTCAAGATTGAGTCCGTGAACGGGAGGGCCCAGATCTTGGGTGCTACACCGGAGGAAATTCTCGAGGCAGAGGAGCATGCGCGCACTATGGACTTGGATGAGGCGAGAAGG CGCGCCGAAACCCTGATTTACCTTCATGAGCACGACCCCAACTTCAGCTCAGAATCCATCATGCGTATTCAAGAATTCCTGAGCAATGAAGATATCTTTGCCAATCCCCACAAACACGAAGATCTCATCACAGACATCAAAACCGAGATTTCACTTGTCACTATCAACTCGCCCTACGCAGAAGTCCGCGCCGTAGTAAGCAACAAGGACGACCCATCGACACCAGCTGGAACGATTCGAGCCTGGACCATTGGTTTGTTCTTCGTGATCGTGCAGAGCTTCGTAAATCAACTGTTCTCAGTGCGACAGCCGACTATTCGACTTCAAGCCCCGGTCATTCAACTCCTCTCATTTCCACTGGGCAAAGCTTGGGAGAACTGGTTTCCAAAAGGCGAATTTACGGTGTTTGGTCAAAAGTTGCAGCTCAATCCTGGAAAGTTCAATCAGAAGGAGCATATGCTGATCTCGATCATGGCGAATGTCTCGACGAGTTTGCCTCATTCGCGATACATCATTTTCACTAGTTGGTTGAAGAAGTACTTTGACTTGCCATTTGCCGCCGATTTTGGCTTCCAGATTTGTCTTTCG CTGGCTATGAACTTGCTGGGCTTCGGTCTTGCTGGACTGGCGCGCCGTTTCCTCGTCTACCCGTCATTCTGTATCTGGCCTCGCTCTCTCGCAACCATCGCCCTCAACCAGAGTTTACACAACG AATCTGGAAATGCAAGCGTGCTTGGTCCCTTCAAGAAGATGTACACCATGTCCCGGTACCGCTTCTTTATGCTATCTTTCGCTGCCATGTTcatctggttctggttcccCGACCTCATAGCTTCAGCTTTGTCTCTATTCAACTGGCTTGCATGGATCTCACCCAACAATTTCACCCTCACAGCTATCACCGGTGTATCCAAAGGCCTTGGTTTCAACCCTCTTCCAACCTTTGACTGGAACGTTGCCACTTACTATATCGATCCTCTGCTGGTCCCTTTCCATGTCACTGTCAACATGTTTCTCGGTGCTTTGTTGGGCGGTATTACCATCATCGGGATGTACTGGAACAACACGTACAACACTGGATACCTCCCCATCAACACAAACACCATGTTCGATCACACCGGCGCTAAGTACAACGTATCTTCTATCTTGGATGATCGCGGTCTGCTCGACGCAGAGAAGTATCAGGCTTACAGCCAGGTCTATATCGCTGCGTCATACGTCACATACTA CATTTACTTCTTCGCCGTTTATAGCGCGATTATCTCTTATGCTGCTCTCTATCACTGGAATGACATCAAGCTTGGTTTCGTGTCGCTCTGGCAAAGCTTCAAGAAGAATAGCAAAATTAATGAGTTCAAGGATATTCATACAAAGCTGATGGAGCAGTACACCGAGGTTCCAGAGTGGTGGTATCTAATACTCAAC CTCGTTGGAGTTGCTTTCGGCATTGCCTCTGTAGCAGGATGGCCCACTAACACCAGTGTCGGCACCGTCTTCTTTGGTCTTGCTCTCGCTATCCTTTTCACTATTCCTACTGGAATCATTTTTGCCACTACTGGTATTGAAGTCGAGTTCAACGTCCTCGCTGAGTTCATTGGAGGAGCATGGCAGCCTGGCAATGCCTTGGCA ATGAACTTCTTCAAAGGCTTTGGATATGTGACAGTAGCTCACGCCCTCGATTTCGCCAATGATCTGAAGCTCGGTCATTACCTTAAGATTCCTCAGCGCCAGACTTTCTGGTGTCAGACAGTTGCCA CCGTTGTCTCGGCGTTCGTTTGCACCGCAGTGATGAACTTCCAGATCCTCAACATACCCGACATCTGCCAACCTACCCAGAAGGATCGCTTCACATGCCCCGGTGTCGAGTCTTACTTTACCGCCGCCGTACTCTTTGGCTCTCTCGCACCTCAAAGAGTCTTTGGAGAAGGTGGCCTGTACACCGCTCTGCTCGCTGCATTCCCAGTCGGATTGGCCTTTCCCGTCATCTACTACTACGCGACCCGCAAACTCCCCAAGACGCACTGGCTTGCAAAGCTTCATCCCGTCGTCATCTTTAGTGGCGGTCACATCTGGTCTCCCTACAACCTGGCCTATGTCTGGCCAGCTGTCATTCCAGGATGGATCTCTTGGGTCATCGTCAGAAAGAGATACCTCCAGTTCTGGGGAAAGTACAATTATGTTCTTTCAGCAGCCTGGCAGACTGGAATTGCTCTCGCTGCGGTGGTCATCTTTTTCGCTGTGAGCTACCACGGGGCGTCGATCAATTGGATCGGCAACAGTGCAGACAGTGGTTGTGAAGCCGAGACCTGCACCAGGCTCAAGGTTCCCAATGGAACCTTCTTTGGGCCTCAGCCAGGAACCTTTGCCTAG
- a CDS encoding related to peroxisomal amine oxidase (copper-containing) — protein MSSAPHPLCPLTGDEIQASARLIESVWPQSVSLSFKVITLSEPPKEKLAPYLEAFDNGASPSPLERLAFVAYYIRGTDIFHEAIVNLTTGRIESNVKLGPNVHGNVDYDEAQRVEKLALEDPQVLAELEKLKLPEGTVVCADPWIYGSDGVEDDVRMYQVFLYMRDPANPGEADSNHYAFPLPVSPVIECVNYKVIRIDVLPTGADNTIKPLAPYQPKPANEYIPEAQELRKDLKPLHVSQPEGPSFNVTPVGETGNVISWQKWTFFVGFNQREGMVLYNVKYDNRPLFYRLSLSDMSVPYGDPRHPFHKKSAFDLGDAGAGATANNLKLGCDCLGSIQYLSGVICDDQGRPLPMENVICIHEQDAGIGWKHTNYRTGRAAVVRARELVLQSIITVSNYEYILMFLFNQAGEVTYEVRATGILSTQPIDHELDKTGVPFGTVVHPGVLAGVHQHIFSLRVDPMIDGHTNQLVYSEAHRIPRDPHLNPHGTGYEVVEKTIDKTAGLDIDYDLSRVYKITNPNSLNPINGKPVGYKIMAPPFQKLMGDEESFLHKRAEFADHNIYVTTHRDRELYAGGWYTNQSRGDAGVRTWAQRNESLTPESDIVLWVQFGINHIPRIEDFPVMPVEILKVHLKPVNFFTKNPALDVPPSEQSVNQSTLIENKKAEVSDSCGCDTSNVPSKL, from the exons ATGTCTTCTGCTCCCCACCCTCTATGCCCACTGACGGGCGATGAGATTCAGGCTAGCGCACGCTTGATCGAGAGCGTTTGGCCACAGTCTGTCTCGCTatcttttaaggttataacGCTCAGTGAGCCACcgaaggagaagcttgcACCGTATCTGGAAGCGTTCGACAACGGAGCTTCCCCTTCGCCGCTTGAGCGTTTGGCTTTTGTTGCGTATTATATCCGTGGAACG GATATTTTCCACGAAGCTATAGTCAACTTGACTACTGGAAGAATCGAGAGCAATGTGAAGCTTGGACCTAATGTGCACGGGAACGTTGACTATGATGAGGCTCAGagggttgagaagcttgcgcTTGAGGATCCGCAGGTCTTGGCTGAGCTGGAGAAGCTAAAGTTGCCAGAGGGGACGGTCGTATGTGCTGATCCATGGATTTACG GGTCCGACGGAGTTGAGGATGATGTCCGTATGTACCAGGTCTTTCTGTACATGCGAGACCCCGCAAACCCTGGCGAAGCTGATTCCAACCACTACGCATTCCCCTTGCCCGTATCGCCAGTCATTGAATGCGTTAACTACAAAGTCATTCGAATCGATGTACTTCCTACGGGGGCTGATAACACTATTAAGCCATTGGCACCTTACCAACCCAAGCCAGCAAATGAGTATATCCCGGAAGCCCAAGAGCTGCGAAAGGATCTCAAGCCACTTCACGTAAGCCAGCCAGAGGGGCCAAGCTTCAATGTTACCCCGGTCGGTGAGACTGGAAACGTTATCTCATGGCAGAAGTGGACCTTCTTCGTCG GCTTCAATCAGCGTGAAGGTATGGTGCTGTACAACGTCAAGTATGACAACCGTCCCTTGTTCTACAGACTATCTCTATCAGATATGAGTGTGCCCTATGGTGATCCACGACACCCGTTCCACAAAAAGTCAGCATTTGACTTGGGTGATGCCGGTGCTGGTGCTACAGCAAACAACCTCAAGCTAGGCTGTGACTGCTTAGGTAGCATTCAGTACCTTAGCGGTGTGATCTGCGACGACCAAGGCAGGCCATTGCCAATGGAGAACGTCATTTGTATCCATGAGCAAGATGCTGGTATTGGATGGAAGCACACAAACTACAGAACTGGAAGAGCTGCTGTTGTACGAGCACGTGAGCTTGTGCTGCAGTCCATCATCACAGTCTCAAACTACGAGTATATCCTCATGTTCCTGTTCAACCAAGCAGGAGAGGTCACGTACGAAGTCCGCGCCACGGGTATCCTGTCTACACAGCCGATTGACCACGAGCTGGACAAGACAGGAGTGCCATTTGGAACTGTCGTACACCCTGGTGTCCTGGCAGGTGTCCATCAACATATCTTCTCCCTGCGAGTCGATCCCATGATTGACGGTCATACAAACCAGTTGGTATACAGCGAAGCCCACAGAATACCTCGTGATCCTCACCTAAACCCTCATGGTACCGGCTACGAGGTTGTCGAGAAGACCATTGACAAGACAGCTGGTTTGGATATCGATTATGACCTTAGCAGGGTCTATAAGATCACCAACCCCAACTCCCTCAACCCTATTAACGGCAAGCCCGTGGGCTATAAGATTATGGCTCCGCCATTCCAAAAGCTTATGGGCGACGAAGAAAGCTTCCTGCATAAGCGCGCTGAGTTCGCAGACCATAATATTTATGTCACCACACATCGCGACCGCGAACTGTACGCTGGAGGATGGTACACCAACCAGTCTCGTGGAGACGCAGGCGTGAGAACTTGGGCACAAAGAAACGAATCACTGACACCAGAGTCTGATATTGTGCTCTGGGTGCAGTTCGGTATCAACCATATCCCACGCATCGAAGACTTCCCTGTCATGCCGGTTGAGATTCTGAAGGTGCACCTCAAGCCTGTCAACTTCTTTACCAAGAACCCTGCGCTGGATGTACCGCCCAGTGAGCAGAGTGTGAACCAGAGCACTCTTATTGAAAACAAGAAGGCAGAGGTTTCCGACAGTTGTGGATGCGATACGTCGAATGTCCCTTCGAAGCTATAG
- a CDS encoding related to integral membrane protein: MEADYRPNVYASIFITLPLAALVLVLRLLARRTTRAGYGIDDWLAVVAFIGALAYSIDNLVFLFGFGLGRPLKDGPSHLTEEERLERSYLLIWLSSLTYTIGIGFAKFAILTFYWRLFKYSSSRIAIQVVSLLCVAWFIVRILLLTLSCMPTSAYWDLARRTTHCHVTSNIYFFSTGLTHAVLDVVILVLPLIEVIKMHLPLGQKLAVMALFGFGALVCVLSILVIHNSFQFNGSSKEIALKIGYHGSLAAAECNLANVSVSLPMLRPVFRKIVPSSFLASHRSKRAVVDSALSPEYGIKGSRGTKASVQNGSSSVCEFVMNDDIPAGYDIEASHAGWSYGTEITISSPWRHQTPPPTVNEGLDGIQISEETTVHVERIGPYP; this comes from the exons ATGGAAGCGGATTATAGACCGAATGTCTATgcttctatctttattacCCTGCCGCTTGCAGCGCTGGTGCTAGTGCTGAGACTCTTGGCGAGACGGACGACGAGGGCGGGTTATGGGATTGATGATTGGCTGGCGGTCGTTGCGTTT ATTGGAGCGCTCGCGTACTCGATTGACAACCTTGTCT TTCTTTTCGGCTTTGGCCTCGGTCGCCCGCTGAAAGATGGCCCGTCGCATCTCACCGAAGAAGAACGACTCGAACGATCATACCTCCTCATTTGGCTCAGCAGCCTGACGTATACCATCGGCATCGGCTTCGCCAAATTCGCCATTTTGACATTTTACTGGCGCCTCTTCAAATATTCTAGTTCGCGCATCGCAATCCAAGTTGTCTCTCTGCTTTGTGTCGCATGGTTCATCGTCCGAATACTCCTGTTGACACTGTCATGTATGCCGACGTCAGCCTACTGGGATCTTGCCCGACGAACAACCCACTGCCATGTCACGAgcaatatttatttcttctccACTGGTCTTACGCATGCTGTTCTGGATGTTGTCATTCTTGTCCTCCCGCTGATTGAAGTCATCAAAATGCATCTTCCGCTTGGTCAAAAACTTGCTGTCATGGCCCTTTTTGGCTTCGGTGCTCT TGTTTGTGTACTGTCGATTCTTGTCATCCATAATTCCTTCCAGTTCAACGGAAGTTCGAAGGAAATCGCCCTCAAGATCGGTTATCACGGATCTTTGGCTGCAGCAGAATGCAATCTTGCCAACGTTTCGG TTTCTCTGCCGATGTTGCGACCCGTATTTCGAAAGATTGTCCCCTCTTCATTCCTCGCGTCTCACAGAAGTAAGCGCGCTGTCGTCGACTCAGCCCTATCACCAGAATACGGCATCAAGGGCAGTCGAGGCACCAAAGCATCAGTACAAAATGGCTCAAGTTCCGTGTGTGAATTTGTGATGAACGATGATATACCAGCGGGATACGACATTGAGGCTTCACATGCTGGGTGGAGTTACGGCACAGAGATCACAATCTCGAGTCCGTGGAGACATCAAACGCCTCCACCGACAGTAAACGAGGGATTGGATGGGATACAAATATCAGAAGAAACAACAGTTCACGTTGAACGCATAGGGCCTTATCCATAA